One Chitinophagales bacterium genomic window carries:
- a CDS encoding 2-hydroxyhepta-2,4-diene-1,7-dioate isomerase: protein MKVICVGRNYAEHARELKNAVPDEPVIFMKPSTALIRNNKVLFYPQFTRQLHYEGELVLKICKNGKSIEERFAHRYFDEITVGIDFTARDIQAQSKTKGLPWETAKAFDGSAAVGNFVPLHQLPDLNNIHFSLLQNGKEVQKGTSADMLFSFTQLLSYISRYFTLLKGDLLFTGTPAGVGEAHIHDTFEGYLEGTKVLTCKVK, encoded by the coding sequence ATGAAAGTCATTTGTGTCGGAAGAAATTATGCCGAGCATGCCCGGGAACTGAAGAATGCTGTTCCCGATGAACCGGTCATCTTCATGAAACCTTCTACTGCCCTCATCCGCAACAACAAAGTGCTTTTTTATCCGCAATTTACCCGGCAGCTTCATTATGAAGGGGAACTGGTACTTAAAATCTGTAAAAACGGAAAAAGCATTGAGGAGCGGTTTGCCCATCGCTATTTTGATGAAATCACCGTAGGCATTGACTTTACAGCACGCGATATTCAGGCACAGAGCAAAACAAAGGGGTTGCCCTGGGAAACTGCCAAAGCATTTGATGGCTCCGCAGCAGTAGGCAACTTTGTACCTTTGCATCAGCTACCCGATCTTAATAACATTCACTTTTCCTTGCTGCAAAACGGCAAAGAGGTACAAAAAGGCACCTCAGCAGATATGCTTTTTAGCTTTACACAGCTGCTTAGCTACATCTCCCGTTACTTTACTTTACTGAAAGGCGACCTTCTTTTTACCGGAACACCTGCCGGAGTGGGCGAAGCGCACATACATGACACGTTTGAAGGCTATCTGGAAGGAACAAAGGTT
- the pth gene encoding peptidyl-tRNA hydrolase, with the protein MKFLIAGLGNIGDEYVNTRHNIGFQIVDRLAGEIPGFTSGRLAYHCSVKYKGRTLYLIKPTTYMNLSGKAVKYWLDNLRMPLEHLLVVTDDIALPFGKLRIRKSGSDGGHNGLKSIIEALGTNAFPRLRFGIGSNFPKGYQTEYVLGTWTPEEQKMLAEKIDYACEAIRSFTTLGIDRTMNLFN; encoded by the coding sequence GTGAAATTTCTCATTGCTGGTCTGGGAAACATTGGTGACGAATATGTAAATACCCGTCACAACATAGGTTTTCAGATTGTGGACCGTCTGGCCGGTGAAATCCCTGGTTTTACTTCCGGAAGGCTGGCTTATCATTGCAGCGTCAAATACAAAGGGCGTACCCTCTATCTGATTAAACCCACCACCTACATGAATCTGAGCGGCAAGGCAGTCAAATACTGGCTAGACAATCTAAGAATGCCTCTTGAACACCTTTTGGTAGTTACCGATGATATCGCCTTACCCTTTGGCAAGCTGAGAATCAGAAAAAGCGGCAGCGATGGGGGGCACAATGGCCTCAAAAGCATTATAGAAGCCTTAGGCACCAACGCCTTCCCCCGCCTGCGTTTTGGCATCGGCAGTAATTTCCCCAAAGGATACCAAACCGAATATGTGTTGGGCACATGGACGCCTGAAGAACAAAAGATGCTTGCTGAAAAAATTGATTATGCCTGTGAAGCCATCCGAAGTTTTACGACCCTCGGTATTGATCGCACCATGAATCTTTTCAACTAA
- the rplY gene encoding 50S ribosomal protein L25, translating into MKSLTLEGTLREETGTRKARKYRREGFVPCAIYGRGETLHFYAPYNAFQKIIYTPEFFTVTVKIGAKEYNTILREAQFHPVTDRLLHADFLELEQTRKVTTEVPVKLVGQPAGVKAGGKLDQKMRKLKIRALPQHLLEYIEVNVEPLEVGKSIRVQDIKMPNIEILNAGYLPVATVYATRTADKAGAPASATPAAGAANAAAGEKKAEVKTEKK; encoded by the coding sequence ATGAAATCACTAACTCTGGAAGGCACGCTGCGCGAAGAAACCGGCACAAGAAAAGCCCGCAAATACAGAAGAGAAGGTTTCGTTCCCTGTGCCATTTACGGGCGTGGTGAAACGTTACATTTTTACGCCCCATACAATGCATTTCAGAAAATTATTTATACCCCTGAATTTTTCACCGTTACGGTGAAAATCGGGGCTAAAGAGTACAACACCATACTCCGGGAGGCTCAGTTCCACCCAGTAACTGACCGCTTATTGCATGCGGATTTTCTGGAGCTGGAACAAACCAGAAAAGTCACCACGGAAGTCCCTGTAAAGCTGGTGGGACAGCCGGCAGGGGTAAAGGCAGGAGGCAAATTAGACCAGAAAATGAGAAAACTAAAAATCAGGGCTCTGCCTCAGCATCTGTTAGAGTATATCGAAGTCAACGTGGAGCCGCTGGAAGTGGGAAAATCCATCCGGGTTCAGGATATTAAAATGCCCAATATAGAAATTCTCAATGCGGGATATCTGCCTGTTGCAACGGTCTATGCTACCCGCACAGCTGACAAGGCCGGGGCCCCCGCATCAGCCACACCGGCAGCTGGTGCGGCTAATGCCGCTGCTGGGGAGAAAAAGGCAGAAGTTAAAACAGAAAAGAAATAA